Proteins encoded within one genomic window of Bacillus sp. F19:
- a CDS encoding CoA transferase subunit A, translated as MKQVIAKKNKIVTIEEALKHINDGCTLMYGGFGGVGTPPTLIQGILNKGVKELTLIGNDAGFPDIGIGRLVSDERAKKVIASHIGSNPNAGRLMNEGKLQVEFSPQGTLAERIRAGGVGLGGIFVDIGIGTIAEEGKDKIVIGGKEYLIETALTSEVSVVYAKKADPLGNLVYDKSARNFNPLVAMAGAFTIAEVEEVVPAGELDPECIATPGIYVDMVIPTEGVNWKWAWE; from the coding sequence ATGAAGCAAGTCATTGCGAAAAAAAACAAAATTGTGACCATAGAAGAAGCACTCAAGCATATCAACGATGGATGTACACTCATGTATGGAGGGTTTGGGGGAGTGGGGACTCCGCCAACACTCATACAGGGCATCCTGAACAAGGGCGTTAAGGAACTAACTTTGATTGGCAATGATGCAGGATTCCCTGATATCGGAATTGGCCGGCTAGTGTCTGATGAAAGAGCCAAAAAGGTCATCGCCTCTCATATCGGATCCAATCCTAATGCGGGTCGGCTCATGAATGAAGGAAAGCTGCAAGTGGAATTCTCTCCGCAAGGGACATTAGCTGAAAGGATTCGTGCAGGCGGAGTAGGCTTGGGCGGAATTTTTGTCGATATCGGGATTGGCACGATAGCTGAAGAAGGCAAGGACAAAATCGTAATCGGCGGAAAGGAATATTTGATCGAAACGGCTTTAACCTCAGAAGTGAGTGTTGTCTATGCCAAAAAGGCAGATCCGCTTGGAAATCTGGTGTATGACAAGAGTGCCCGCAACTTCAATCCGCTGGTAGCGATGGCAGGAGCCTTTACCATTGCAGAAGTCGAAGAAGTTGTTCCGGCAGGCGAACTGGATCCGGAGTGTATTGCCACGCCAGGTATTTATGTAGATATGGTAATTCCAACAGAAGGGGTGAATTGGAAATGGGCATGGGAGTAG
- a CDS encoding 3-oxoacid CoA-transferase subunit B, with translation MGMGVDVRIRIAKRAAKEIHDGLIVNLGIGIPTLVADHLPQDIHVLFHAENGVLGTGPTPNPGQEDPALCNAGGFPITTVTGASYFDSATAFGMIRRGYIDITILGALEVSEKGDLANWIVPGKRVPGMGGAMELAQKAKKVIVLMNHVNKQGESKILKECTLPLTARQSVDLIITDMAVMEVKKEGLVLKEVMAPYTVDEVIANTEATLKIPAVVNSIE, from the coding sequence ATGGGCATGGGAGTAGATGTACGAATTCGCATCGCCAAACGCGCTGCCAAGGAAATCCATGATGGATTAATTGTCAATTTAGGTATTGGCATTCCTACCTTAGTTGCCGATCATTTACCTCAAGATATCCATGTGCTGTTCCATGCGGAAAACGGTGTCCTTGGTACAGGTCCCACTCCGAATCCGGGGCAAGAAGATCCTGCTCTCTGTAACGCAGGAGGGTTCCCGATTACGACCGTAACAGGGGCTTCTTACTTTGACAGTGCAACGGCATTTGGCATGATCCGTCGAGGATACATCGACATTACCATCCTTGGTGCATTGGAAGTTAGTGAAAAAGGGGATTTGGCCAACTGGATTGTCCCAGGCAAACGGGTACCGGGAATGGGCGGAGCAATGGAGCTGGCCCAAAAAGCAAAAAAGGTGATTGTCTTGATGAATCACGTGAATAAGCAGGGTGAATCAAAGATATTAAAGGAATGCACGCTTCCTTTAACCGCAAGACAAAGTGTAGATTTAATTATTACCGATATGGCTGTCATGGAGGTTAAAAAAGAGGGATTGGTGCTGAAGGAAGTTATGGCACCTTATACAGTCGATGAAGTGATTGCGAATACAGAGGCGACGCTTAAAATCCCGGCTGTTGTCAACAGCATTGAATAG
- a CDS encoding thiolase family protein: protein MNEVVIVAGARTAVGSFGKSLRNVKAAELGRQVLEGLMEKSGLDKEKVDEVIFGHGYVHGGGLNSARISSQMAGFPQNIPGHIVIKACGSGLKAITSAALTIAAGQEEVIIAGGVESMSNVPYIVKNRWGGKFGNVTMEDALLADGLICSLENEHMGITAERLAEQYGIRREEQDQFAYQSHKKAWKAVAEGRFDQEIIPLKIKDRKGLHVFSQDEGVREDIHLDQLAGLPAVFKNEGTITAGNACPMNDGAAAVLLMSKQQAEETGLKTLLKIKAFASAGVEPGVMGIGPVPATRKALAKAGLLLEDIGLVELNEAFAAQALAVIKELDLNPDIVNVNGGAIALGHPVGATGAKLTVTLMHEMLRSQVKYGMVTLCMAGGMGLSVIYENMCI, encoded by the coding sequence ATGAATGAGGTTGTCATCGTTGCTGGAGCGCGGACGGCAGTCGGATCCTTTGGGAAGTCACTCCGGAATGTTAAAGCTGCCGAATTGGGCCGTCAAGTATTGGAAGGCTTAATGGAAAAGTCTGGCTTAGACAAAGAAAAGGTCGATGAAGTGATCTTTGGACATGGCTATGTCCATGGAGGCGGTCTTAACTCTGCCCGGATTTCATCGCAGATGGCGGGTTTCCCGCAAAATATCCCTGGTCACATTGTAATCAAAGCATGCGGATCAGGTTTAAAGGCCATTACCAGTGCGGCTTTAACTATCGCTGCTGGTCAAGAAGAAGTGATCATCGCCGGCGGAGTGGAGAGCATGAGCAATGTGCCATATATCGTGAAAAATAGATGGGGCGGTAAATTTGGAAACGTAACGATGGAGGATGCTCTGCTGGCAGATGGATTAATATGCTCCTTAGAAAATGAGCATATGGGAATAACAGCTGAACGTCTGGCTGAACAATACGGTATCCGTCGCGAGGAACAGGATCAATTTGCTTATCAAAGCCACAAGAAGGCCTGGAAAGCTGTAGCAGAAGGCCGCTTTGATCAAGAAATTATTCCGCTTAAAATCAAGGATCGAAAAGGGCTTCATGTCTTCAGCCAAGACGAAGGAGTTCGTGAGGACATTCATCTGGATCAACTTGCCGGCCTTCCTGCAGTATTCAAAAATGAAGGAACCATTACGGCAGGTAATGCGTGTCCCATGAATGATGGAGCAGCAGCTGTACTATTAATGTCCAAGCAGCAGGCAGAAGAAACGGGATTAAAAACGCTCTTGAAAATCAAGGCTTTCGCCAGTGCAGGTGTTGAACCGGGAGTTATGGGGATCGGACCCGTACCAGCGACTCGAAAAGCATTGGCAAAAGCAGGTCTATTGTTAGAGGATATCGGCCTGGTTGAACTTAATGAAGCCTTTGCTGCCCAAGCACTTGCTGTGATCAAGGAGTTAGATTTGAATCCGGATATCGTCAATGTCAATGGAGGGGCAATTGCACTTGGTCACCCTGTAGGGGCAACAGGTGCAAAATTGACAGTCACACTGATGCATGAAATGCTGCGTTCTCAGGTTAAGTACGGAATGGTAACGTTGTGTATGGCAGGCGGAATGGGACTTTCAGTTATCTATGAGAATATGTGTATATAA
- a CDS encoding peptidase: MPDIKKRIHQWIKDHREEGTDLLQRLVQAPSTQGNEAAAQAIVVQKLQEMGLQVDIWEPDGVELKKHSYFYSPRSDFSNSPNVAGIMKGSGGGRSIILNGHIDVVPDGDREQWDDDPYSGAIRNGKMFGRGVTDMKGGNVSLILAMQALQESGIQLKGDVIFQSVIEEESGGAGTLAAILKGYKADAALIPEPTNMRIFPKQQGSMWFRILVKGRSAHGGTRYEGISAIEKSMTVINHIRALEEKRNARISDPLYQNTPIPIPINVGVIEGGNWPSSVPDLVKIEGRMGVAPEETMEQAKNEMAEWLFQIKEVDEWFKDHAPVLEWFGARWVPGAIDTEHELMNTLVHQYRQVAGQDPVIEASPWGTDGGLLTHVGETPAIVFGPGATEVAHYPNEYILLDNVFTTAEIIALTLIQWCGIEEE; the protein is encoded by the coding sequence GTGCCAGATATTAAAAAACGCATTCACCAATGGATCAAGGATCATCGGGAAGAAGGAACGGACTTATTGCAACGATTGGTACAAGCCCCCAGTACGCAAGGGAATGAAGCCGCGGCGCAGGCTATCGTCGTCCAAAAACTGCAGGAAATGGGTCTGCAGGTTGATATTTGGGAGCCTGACGGTGTGGAATTGAAAAAGCATTCCTATTTCTATTCTCCTCGCAGCGATTTTTCAAACAGCCCTAATGTGGCGGGAATTATGAAAGGATCCGGAGGAGGCCGCTCCATTATCTTGAACGGACACATCGATGTGGTTCCGGATGGTGATCGGGAACAGTGGGATGACGATCCATACAGCGGAGCTATTAGGAATGGAAAAATGTTTGGACGTGGCGTAACAGATATGAAAGGAGGCAATGTATCCCTTATTCTGGCAATGCAGGCGTTACAGGAAAGTGGCATCCAGTTAAAGGGAGATGTGATTTTTCAAAGTGTGATTGAAGAAGAAAGCGGCGGAGCAGGAACTTTAGCAGCCATTTTGAAGGGATACAAAGCCGATGCTGCCCTTATCCCTGAACCGACAAATATGAGGATTTTTCCCAAACAGCAGGGTTCGATGTGGTTCCGTATTCTGGTAAAAGGCCGGTCAGCCCATGGTGGAACAAGGTATGAAGGAATTAGCGCCATTGAAAAGAGTATGACCGTAATAAATCACATTCGTGCTCTGGAAGAAAAGCGAAATGCACGCATCAGTGATCCGCTTTATCAGAACACACCTATCCCGATTCCAATCAATGTAGGCGTCATTGAAGGCGGTAATTGGCCTTCCTCCGTTCCCGACCTGGTGAAAATTGAAGGAAGAATGGGTGTTGCGCCGGAGGAAACGATGGAGCAGGCGAAGAACGAAATGGCTGAATGGCTGTTCCAGATAAAAGAAGTTGACGAATGGTTTAAGGATCATGCTCCTGTTTTAGAATGGTTCGGAGCACGCTGGGTTCCAGGGGCAATTGACACAGAACATGAACTGATGAATACGCTCGTCCATCAATATCGGCAAGTTGCTGGACAGGATCCGGTCATTGAAGCTTCTCCGTGGGGGACTGATGGAGGATTGCTGACTCATGTCGGTGAAACGCCTGCAATTGTTTTTGGTCCTGGAGCAACAGAGGTTGCCCATTATCCAAATGAATACATCTTACTAGATAATGTGTTTACGACAGCGGAGATTATTGCCCTTACTTTAATTCAATGGTGTGGTATTGAAGAGGAGTAG